The DNA segment TCGGTGTACCACTTTTTTTAATCCTTGGTTaaagttacgtgaaacaccctgtatattaccGCAACAGTTGGTTTAACCTTGAGGAGTTTGTGAAGTGATATGAACATTTCTCCTGACCTCCTTGTCGCTTGCGCCACTTCTGCACGGTGCACCTCCCTGGCACTCAGTTATCCGGCCAATGTTGGTGGTTATTCCCAAACCACTTTTGCTACACTTCTTGCGCGTCTCGTACGGTGCGTGCTTTGCGCGGCTTAGGCATTCCCTACGCGCACTGCTCAGCTGCAGCACACCATGAAGTAACGCGAACGGGCACTACGCAAGCCGCTGTAAGTTTCGTCATGCTAGCAAGCATCCACTGCGCACGTTTCACGGGACTGTCTAAATAACGGTGGATGGGCAGGCCCTAAGTCGATCACCGCGACACCTTCGGCACGACTCCTCCATTTGTTGTGAAACGCTTTGCTCCTCCAAAGGTCTCATTTTGCTGCTACTGCAGCTTTCTCGTAGATGGCACAAGGCGTACTCCACACGGCTTAAGTTCAATACGTCGCCGCCGGCACCTAAACCTTTTAGGCCTTCCATTTATCCCCCATTCCATTTACAGTGGTCGCTGCGACCATCGCCACACTTTGCTGCTGCTTGTCATGCTTTTCGAAAGTTGCGAGTCCACAAGATTTGCCTCCGTGTCCTGAAGGGCAGCTCCGGTAGTTTCCCCGGTTATCTAAACTTCCGGAGGACGAAGAGAAATTTTCCTGTCGCTTCTACAGAGCTCAGAAAAGCCGGGGTGCAACGAGAGCTCCTTTGCATGGCCCATGCAGCGAACACTGCCCAAGGACGGCACACGCATGCAGACTGCTGTCACGGGATGAGGAGACGGAAGCTGAGAGTGGCCTTGGCGATAACTCATCACACAGCGTCCGGGAGAACAGGAAGGTTACATAAAAGACGAGACTAAATCTCGTTCGCTTCAGAGCGCCGGAGTCACCGGTCAAAATTAATGCAAGACAAGGAAGTTTTGCTTATTTTATAAGCCTTTAGTCCTGGTCACGTGTTTAGAAGCACAGCATGACAAGAAGCCTTGCAATAATAATAAAAGTAAGGCCTCATTACTATTATTGCAAAAGCTCCAATGCAAAGCGCATGATAAATTCTTCTCCTACCTCAGCCACTGCACGCCCGAACCCGTGTCCGTCGACTGTGTCTCGAGGAACGCGCCCGTTCGGCATTGAATCTATCCGCGCGAAGCTTCGGCAGCACTGAAACTTTGCCGATCTGGGCTCTCGAAGGCCTCCTCCCAGCTTCGTGGGTCGTGCGCAGCGGAATATTGAGAATAgtaaaggcaccaaaaagaaaCTGCGCATACGCGACATGCGCGCGAAACATTAACGGCGGTAAACAAACAAGAAGAGAGCGCACCCTCGGCGACGTTTCGAACCTCGAGCTAAGAATGGGCCTTCGAGAGGAATCGCCGGCCTGCCTGGGTAATTATTCGGCCGATGCGTGTGCGAGCGGGCTCCGGCGCACGCACAGGCAACGGGCCGTTCCCCTTCTCTTCGGCGGCGCCTTCCGTGTGGCGGCGGCACTCGTGTATTTCGGGGGCTCTGCCGACTGTCCGAGCGGCGAAAGCTCCGATGAAGCGGACGCCCCCAGCAGCGGCGGGCTACTCTAAACGCGCCCGCGATGGTCACACGTCTCGCCCGCGGGCCGCACCAGCCTTTCCTGTACGCGGCTCCGAGACAGGAAAGCGGCGGCCGCAGCCTGAAGCGCGCGGCCCGTGAGCTGGGTTTCTTTTTTGAGAGGCGTGAGAAACACAACTGGAAGGGCGTGGTATTCGGCCGCGCTGCCTGCCGCCGACCGCCGTATCTGATCCATTCCCCAGGTGTGGTCGCAGCGGCCTTGTCTTTATTGTTTATCCGGGAGAGCGCTTTCGGCCACTGGCATGTTGCGCCCCGTTCGCCGCCGGAGCGCGTGCCGGCCAGAGCGTATAGATCCTATTTTTGGGAGAAGGAGGGGGGCCCGAGCCGTTGCTCTCGCCTCCGAAGTGGACACAAGAGAAAGCAAACAGGGCGCTGTGCCTACGCTTTGCACCAGGCACCGCCTCCTCCTCGCCCCCGTGAATGGCCGCTCGTTACTGCGACGAAGAAAAGGAGCTCGGCCGGATTTGGAGAGAGACCCTAATGAATGTACCAAAAAATGCCCGCCAAAGGAGAGCAACGGGGGAATGCAGCGGTAACAAAAATAGCTATCAGCGGACGACGGCGAGATGAATAGGAAGGCTGTGTTACCATTGGGTGACCAGCGCAACGTCTGAAAGCGCTATTTCCCTCTCAGCTCGAGCGTTTTGGGCGCCGCCACTACGGTGCGTGCTTGTAAATCTCGGCTCTTTTGGCCGAGTATATAAGGCCGCGCCGGCCACCGTCAAACCATCACTCGATCGCTTGAAGCCCATCGAGCACTTTGGACTATGCGTGCCCTGGTAGGTGCCCAACGCATGTATCCAAGCCCCGCGTCGGTAGGCAGGCGCTAGGCGGCTACTTGTGGCGGGTAGCACTGAAGTGAGGGAATTCATCCAACGACCAGGTCGCTCGGGAGGATAGGGACGCGACGTGCGCAGTTTGACCGTGAACGAATGCTTTTGGGCGGGATAGTATGGAGATGCAAATCGTGATGCTGCGGTACTTGCCCTTTCAGTAGATATCTTGTTGTTGTTatcgatatattttttttttcagcgttaaTCCTATGCTTGTTATTCCTTGTTTCCTCCTACCTGTTACCGCTATGCAGGGTCATTTCAGCAAAAGAATATGTCATGCACAAGCACAAGGCAGTTTCTTTTGTTCGTGGAGTTAGAGAAATATATTTCACTATCGCTGTCGCAAATTCCAGCATGTGACAAGGCCGGGTCGATTTCAGTTATTTCGCTTTTCTATATCACAGAAATCCGCGCAATGCTACGCATGGAATAACTTCTTCTCTTGAGAAGATCGGCGCACGAACGTAACTCTTGCAAACAGCGGCGCAAAGCCCGAGACTTAAAAACAGCCACAGAGTTCGTTACCGACTTCACGAAGTCAAAATGACAGCCATTCATTCTTAACGGCTCCTGTTTTCATTTATGCGTATCGTTTGCCGTTCGAATGGCTCGCTGGAGAGTTAGTTATAAATTCTTGTGACGCTAGCGTTTTGTGTCGGAACTAAGAATCCAAAAACTGTGCGCACAAAAATCTGAGCAAAGAAAAGAGTGATTCCGGATTACGGGGTCGTGTTTTCTCTTGCACTTTATGCTTTCCTGCTTACGATAGTAAACGTCACGCGCCACCTGGCGCTATCGGTAGCATTGATCTCGTGGCGATGACCGTCTCTCTTGCTGCCTAAAAAGTGTGCCAGCCCCGTGCAGCTTTCCCGTAAGCCAGTAGCATACGAAGATGTCTCTATGCATCGGGTGTCGGGCCTCTGGTAGGCTGTTGCGAAAGTGAACCTCGATTCCAGCCTACGTGATCTCACAAGGAGCCGCAACCTCAAATCTAGGTCTTGCCTACTGCCCCAGGTAAAACGTATTCACGCGACGCCTCGCGAGAGCTCAGTGCGTCAAAAACCGGGTTATTTTCGAGATGGTCGCTTTTTCTTCAGTACGATTTGCCAACGCTGGCCGGTTCTCCAAGGCTGGCGTCATCTGAGTGGAGTTTTGACCTGCTCTGCAGGTGACGCTCCAGCCATGGTACTAGAGCGCCACAGTCAGATCCAGCGCGCTCATAATCCCTCTTCGAAACAGAACACATGAAAAGCAGGAAATTTGGGCCTGGCAGACATACGCGCTTTAACTAGGCGAAAATGCAAAATGGAATGGCAATGGCGACATGGTGCTCGAAATACGAAGCAGTCGATAACATAAGTGCAAAGCGAGATTTTATTTCTTAACAGGCTATGGTTATCTTGGTAGCAGCCAGTGATAACGGGTGCATTTTATGAGTGGCGCTCTGTTAACTATGAAAGATGCATGAGCGTACTCTGAGGGGATTCGCCCCTTCAGGCAACTTTAAACTTCGCAGGTTGTAGCGGCCGTAAATCGTGCTTACAACTCTTTCTTAGGAGTTTGTCGCGACGGCCGCCCTTCACTGCGGTATGCTTAAAAATTCTGGAAGAATAACGAGCCACTGGTTTATCCAACTGCTGAGAAAAGAAAACTTGTAATTGAAATAGGCTCGTGTGCTGCTCGCCGCATGACTAGCAACTCGGCATTTCCAGGTTGTCGCCGTTGCCCTCTGCGCCCTTCTGGGTGTGGCGCTGGCCGGCTTCTACGGAGGCCACGGGGGCGGCTTCGGTGGTGGCTATGGCCACGGCTACCACAAGACGGTCCCCGGCCCTAGCTTCCTCGTCAAGACCGTCCACCACGTCCACAAGCTTCACCACGGAGGAGCCCTCTTCGGCCACGCCCACCACGGCTACGGCGGCGGACACGGAGGCTTCGGAGGAGGACACGGGGGAGGTGTCTTTCTGCTCAAGGGCGGATACGGCCACGGCTACCATTAACACCTACAAGTAAGTATCTGCAGCTTGGCGTGGATGGTCCATTACAGGGAGGCTGTTCTCGGTCGCTGCTACTGCGGTTAGCGCAAAAT comes from the Amblyomma americanum isolate KBUSLIRL-KWMA chromosome 1, ASM5285725v1, whole genome shotgun sequence genome and includes:
- the LOC144094267 gene encoding uncharacterized protein LOC144094267; protein product: MRALVVAVALCALLGVALAGFYGGHGGGFGGGYGHGYHKTVPGPSFLVKTVHHVHKLHHGGALFGHAHHGYGGGHGGFGGGHGGGVFLLKGGYGHGYH